In Gossypium arboreum isolate Shixiya-1 chromosome 6, ASM2569848v2, whole genome shotgun sequence, the following are encoded in one genomic region:
- the LOC108455940 gene encoding mitogen-activated protein kinase kinase 4-like yields the protein MLFLNSVNSPSLGEMRPNQQSQPPAVGGSSSANRNRPRRRVELTVPLPRRTVSLPVPLPLPPASNAAQSTCSNGNANSKQVNLSEIDRVNRIGSGAGGTVYKVVHRPSSRLYALKVIYGNHEETVRRQIRREIEILRDVDHPNVVKCHEMYDQNGEIQVLLEFMDVGSLEGTHISHESNLSDLARQILNGLNYLHRRHIVHRDIKPSNLLINSKKKVKIADFGVSRILDQTMHPCNSSVGTIAYMSPERINTDLNQGQYDGYAGDIWSLGVSILEFYLGRFPFAVGRQGDWASLMCAICMSQPPEAPPTASHEFRHFISSCLQKDPTRRLTAAQLLQHPFIIRGQNQVAQNLHQLLPPPPLSS from the coding sequence ATGCTATTTCTCAATTCCGTCAATTCTCCTTCTTTGGGAGAAATGAGACCCAATCAACAATCTCAACCGCCGGCAGTTGGCGGCTCCTCCTCCGCCAATAGAAACCGTCCACGTAGGCGGGTGGAACTAACCGTACCGCTTCCTCGACGCACCGTATCCCTCCCCGTCCCTCTTCCGCTTCCTCCCGCTTCCAACGCTGCTCAGTCAACCTGCTCCAACGGTAACGCTAACTCTAAACAAGTCAACTTGTCGGAAATCGATCGGGTCAACCGAATAGGAAGCGGCGCGGGAGGCACCGTGTATAAAGTCGTCCACCGTCCTTCGTCTCGCCTTTATGCACTTAAGGTCATCTACGGGAACCATGAAGAGACAGTCCGTCGTCAGATCCGTAGAGAGATCGAAATCCTCCGTGATGTTGATCATCCTAACGTTGTCAAATGCCATGAAATGTACGATCAAAATGGCGAAATTCAGGTCCTATTGGAATTCATGGATGTTGGATCTTTAGAAGGGACTCATATATCACACGAATCTAACTTATCGGATCTAGCTCGACAAATCCTCAATGGTTTAAACTACCTTCACCGGCGACACATCGTTCATCGCGATATAAAACCCTCGAATCTGTTGATCAATTCGAAGAAGAAGGTTAAAATAGCTGATTTTGGTGTGAGTCGGATCTTGGATCAAACCATGCATCCATGTAATTCATCCGTTGGAACAATAGCTTACATGAGCCCTGAAAGGATCAACACTGATTTAAACCAAGGACAATACGATGGTTACGCTGGTGATATTTGGAGTTTAGGGGTTAGCATATTGGAATTTTATTTAGGGAGGTTTCCTTTTGCGGTGGGAAGACAAGGTGATTGGGCCAGTCTTATGTGTGCAATTTGTATGTCTCAACCACCGGAGGCACCGCCCACTGCTTCTCATGAATTTAGGCATTTTATATCAAGTTGTTTGCAGAAGGATCCGACGAGGCGATTGACGGCGGCTCAATTATTGCAGCATCCTTTCATAATCAGAGGACAAAATCAGGTTGCTCAAAATTTACACCAATTATTACCCCCTCCACCACTTTCCTCTTAG